One Fibrobacter sp. genomic window, GAAGGCGATTCAGCACTCGCTTTGCGCTTGCGCGCCTGTTTTTGTCGGGCTCCTGTGCGAAATCATTATCATCAACCAAATTTTCTATGGAACTTATCCCATTTGGGGACAAATCATTTTGTGGTACTTGGCCATTTCTGTTATTGACCACATGTCCATGAGTCCCATTGACATAAAGCATTATTTCCAGGGAATCTGGGCGGTGATCCCCATCGTCTTCGCCATCATCTTTGGGTACGGCTACTTTATTGTAACTTAGATGATTTTTTGAAACAAGTTTTTATCTGCGACTCTCGGCTTTCTTAAATTTCTCTCGAATCAGCTGGAGGTCGTGCTGGTAGGGGTTGCGGACAAAGTCTTCAAAGGCCCAGCTGGTGGGATGGAAAACACCCTTGGCATAAGTCAAAAGCATATCAAGCCACACTCCCTTTCCTGCATAAAGCTTAAAGGGGCCACGTTTGTAGCTAGGCAAAACGACCTTATCCAAATCCATATACCCGATGTCAATATTCACATGACGAAAATCCGTATTATCGCTGGACGCCGTGGTTAGTTCAAGAGCGTTGCTACGTTCCTTTTCATCCGCGATAGTTTCAGGAGAAATGGTCTTTTCAAAAGACACAACTCCACGGTACAGGCCATCACCCATTTCTGGAGTATAGTAAGACGTTTTATCGAAAGCAAACAACTTGCCCTTGTGGCGAATGGGGCCCCAAGTTTTTTCAAGCATATCTATAACGGCAGGATCCCATTCTGCACCTTTTTGAAGTACAAAGGCAATCAGCTGAGCCTGTTCTGAAAATTGAGAAGCCTTCATTTTCAATCCCTTAGTGAGGATAAATCATCAAAGATGCTCGCAGTGTATAAAGCTGCTGTTCCGTAAAAGGAATCAGATCAAGTTCCGTTTCCAGCGGGAACATGACATTTGACGCATCAGGGCATTTCTTGTAGTATTCATCCGTTGAAGCACTGATAATCTTGACACGAGGCATCATCCAACCATCCAATTCCAAATCTTGGTAAACCTTCTTGATTTCATAGGTGCTTAAATATTCACAATACGGGGTATCTTCAAATCCATCTTCATAGTTGGACAAATCACCTAACTGCTTCAATTCTACGTTGGTCGTAGTCGTATGTCGTAATCCAAAGAAATGGCCTATTTCATGAACAGCTGTTGCCACAATCGATGCTTTATTTAGTGCATCAACCCCACCCACTTTTTTCACATGGACTCCAAGAACAACCGTACTTCCTTCACCGCCACCCATATTGCCACTAAACAAATTGCTAAATCCCAAAATTCCATTGTCATTGATATAGTCTACCAGAACAATATCCAGAGCATTTTCAACTCCGGGCCAACCACCCAGTTCACTCAACATTTTGTCGTCAGAGGACCACCCCGCAATCCAAGGCTTATCAGCAGGATATTTGCCTCCCAAAGTAGGATGTTCATCTGCATAGCGCACATACAACGTATCTATAGTCACGCTGGTATAGTAGCTTCGCATCGTTGAAAGCAAATCACTGGCTAACTCGTCGATGGTAAAGCCATCTAGTCGGGAAGCAACGTTTCCCACTACAATCAAATTTAAGGACATACGATCGGAGTAAGCACCTTCCGCTGTAAGGCGAACATTATTCGTCGTCCCCGCATAATAGGTTTTGTTCTGTTCCAGAGTCATCGCCCAAATGGCTTTGCCTATTCCATCACAAGAAAATCTGTAAACGTATCTTCCATTTTCGTTTTTACCAGACACGTTTTTCACTTTAACCAAGCTGACGTAATTTGGCTTATCTGGTTTTGCAAATGTTTTGAACAATTGTAATGTCGGAGCTTTTCCAATAGTTGAATCCACATCAAAAGACAATTCATAAACCGCCTTCGAATGGGCAACCATTGTCAACCCATGAGCCAAGTCTGCAGAGGCGGAATCATTTCGAGCCATATCATTCGGGAACAACCTATAACGAAGCACATTATCCGGAAGCAAGTTGAATTCCGTTTCATCCGGGCCTATGGTGCAAGAAAAAAGAATTGACAGACTCGCCAACAAACAAAATTTCAAAATAAAATCACAAATCTTTTTCATAAAAAAGTTCCCAAAATCAACAAAAATTCGTG contains:
- a CDS encoding DUF4416 family protein yields the protein MKASQFSEQAQLIAFVLQKGAEWDPAVIDMLEKTWGPIRHKGKLFAFDKTSYYTPEMGDGLYRGVVSFEKTISPETIADEKERSNALELTTASSDNTDFRHVNIDIGYMDLDKVVLPSYKRGPFKLYAGKGVWLDMLLTYAKGVFHPTSWAFEDFVRNPYQHDLQLIREKFKKAESRR